ATAAAATTCAAGAGCGCGTAACCGGGGACGTAAAAATGCAATTATTTAAGGGTCAGGCAAAGGTCATTGGACGGAGTAGTAGATGGGCGCTATATTCTGAGGACTTAGCATCGTTCGACACAAAGACCTTTGTGCAAAGCGAAATGACGGGTGCAGTAAAAGTTCATGGCTTGCAATCCAAAATGTATTGGTGGTTGAAAAGGGGTCAATGATGTCCAAGCTTTGGGGCGGAAGATTCAAGAAAGCAACTTCTCCAATTGTGGATGAGTTCAACGCTTCAATAAGCTTCGACGCGAGGCTTTGGAGGTATGACATCGAGCAGAGCATTGCCCATGCCTCCATGCTTGGCAAGTGTGGAATTATTCCGCTGGCAGAGTCGGAAAAGATTATACAAGGTCTTCGTGATCTAAAAAACGATATTGAGGCGGGAAAAGTTGAGTTCGACACGTCGGCAGAAGACATCCACATGAACATCGAAAAGCTTCTTCACGAGCGAATAGGCGATGTGGCTGGGATGCTGCAGACCGCTCGAAGCCGCAATGACCAGGTTGCAACCGACGTTCGAATGTACGTAAAGGCGCAAATAAAGGAGATTGATAGCCTGATTCGAGAAGCCCAATCAGCTTTTATCAAAGTTGCCGAGAGCAATATTGATACAATAATGCCTGGATATACACACCTTCAACATGCCCAGCCCGTTATGCTAGCTCATCACATTCTTGCATATGTGTGGATGCTTCAGCGTGATCGAGAACGCCTAGCAGATTGTTTCAAACGGACAGATGTGCTTCCGCTGGGATCCGCGGCGCTTGCGGGAACCTCGTTCCCGATTGATAGGGAATACACGGCTAAAATGCTTGGATTTTCACGGATAAGTGAAAATAGTATGGATGCGGTAGCAGAGCGGGACTTTGCGGTAGAGTTCTTGTGTGCACTCTCAATCCTAGCCATGCACATGTCCAGATTTGCTGAAGAAGTCGTCATTTGGAATACAAGTGAATTTGGCTTTATCGAACTTGACGACTCAGTTGCGACAGGCAGTAGCCTAATGCCGCAGAAAAAGAATCCAGATGTAGCTGAACTCATGCGTGCAAAGACAGGACGTGTTTACGGTGATTTAATGGCACTTCTTACTGTTCTCAAAGGTCTGCCTTTGACCTACAACAAGGACCTCCAAGAGGATAAAGAACGCTTGTTTGATGCTTCAGATACCATAGTTATTTGTCTAAAAGTTCTCATTGAGTTCGTTGGGCATTTGAAGTTCAATACCACAAGGATGGCGGCTGGGCTTGAAGGTGACTTTTCGACTGCAACCGACATAGCAGATTACCTTGTAACACGCGGCGTGCCGTTTAGAACTGCCCATGAAATAACCGGGAAGCTTGTAAGGTATTGCTTGGAACAGGGCAAGACCTTGGGCAACTTGACGCTTGAAGAAATGCGGAGATTCTCGGATAAGTTCGAGGGCTCAAACTTGACATGGGATGCCTGGTCCTCGGTCGAAAAACGCAATATCCCTGGAGCAACGGCTCCATGCCGATTGAGGGAACAATTGGAGGCTGCGAAAAAGGCGCTTGCCGCTGATTTGTTCTAGCCGTGCGACGGCTGTTTGTTTCCGGTTTAGAACCTCAAGTTAATTTTTTCGCCATCCGAACGGTGGTAATGCCGTTACTACAGCAAATTTTAAGGTTATCCATCACTTGTTTTATTAGATACAATCCCAAGCCGCCTTCGTGTATTTTTTCGATGGGAGGTGGCTCAATCTTGAGCGTTTCTGGCTGAAAGTCGGCACTTTCGTTGCGTACTTCTATTTCAATCTGGTTAGGATGAATCTCAAATGCTATCGTAATCGGTGAGTTTGGCGAACGGCTGAATTTAATTGCGTTACTGCATGCCTCACCGATTGCTAATTTTATATCGTCTTTTTGCTCTTCGGTTAAAGAAATTTGATTTGTCGGTATAAGGTCGATTAAGTTTCTAATAAGCGAAAGATATTTCGGCGAGCTTGGTATCTCAAGGCGTACGAACTCCGACGGTGCCACAGTAATCTACTCCTTATTACATTACAGTGTTTTAATTACGATAAGTGCTATATCATCAGTAACCTTAAGATTGGGAGCCGTTGCTAGTTTATAGATATTATCGGCAATCTCATTGGCAGGTTTCAGATGATATTTTACAAGAACTTCGCTAATAGCACGCAGAGATGTGGTAGGATCGTGTGATATCGCTTCAATCAAACCATCAGTGTAAAGCATAAGTATATCACCACTCCCCAATTTGATGCTTCGTTCTTGATAATTGACAGAGGGCATTACGCCAAGAATTAAGCCCGGAGTGCTTATCTGTTCAACTCTACCAATGTGTGCTCGGTATAGGATTGCTGGTTCATGACCAGCACAACTTAGGACGAGCGTACGCCGTTTCGCATCGAGAACGGCATAAAGCATGGTAATAAATGACTCATTCCCAGTTTGCTGGTATATCAGGCGATTCATTTTTTGAAGCAGCTTGGCTGGTGATTGTGTTTCTTCTGCCAATGCTCTTAGAGAATGCTTGCACATCGCGATATAATTCGCCGCTGCAACGCTTTTTCCTGAAACGTCCGCAATCGCTACACCATAATTATGTTCGGAAATCTTTATGACTTCATAGTAATCCCCGCCTACCTGGTGGGCTGGATTAAATTTGGCGCTAACTTCGAACCCTGGTATGTTTTCAATTTCACCAGGTAAAAGATTTTTCAGACTAATATTGGCTATATCCCATTGATGCTGGTAGAGGCGTGCGTTTTCAATTGCAATAGCGGCAAGTTCGGCTAATCCGAGAAGCAAACGCTGAAGAGGAAGCTGGAAAGCGCTTGTTTGGCGGTGAAATATTACAATGTAACCTACTACTCTGCGCTTGATCGAAAGCCGCACAATTGTCGCTGCATCAAGCCCAAGATTTGAGATAGTTTTTATCTCTCTGTATTCCTTATATTCTGAAAGGTCTAAGGTTACTATACTTTTTTTGGACCTTTCGGCTGTAATTATTCCTGGCATTGCAAGATCTATATATG
This genomic interval from Armatimonadota bacterium contains the following:
- a CDS encoding ATP-binding protein — encoded protein: MAPSEFVRLEIPSSPKYLSLIRNLIDLIPTNQISLTEEQKDDIKLAIGEACSNAIKFSRSPNSPITIAFEIHPNQIEIEVRNESADFQPETLKIEPPPIEKIHEGGLGLYLIKQVMDNLKICCSNGITTVRMAKKLT
- the argH gene encoding argininosuccinate lyase yields the protein MSKLWGGRFKKATSPIVDEFNASISFDARLWRYDIEQSIAHASMLGKCGIIPLAESEKIIQGLRDLKNDIEAGKVEFDTSAEDIHMNIEKLLHERIGDVAGMLQTARSRNDQVATDVRMYVKAQIKEIDSLIREAQSAFIKVAESNIDTIMPGYTHLQHAQPVMLAHHILAYVWMLQRDRERLADCFKRTDVLPLGSAALAGTSFPIDREYTAKMLGFSRISENSMDAVAERDFAVEFLCALSILAMHMSRFAEEVVIWNTSEFGFIELDDSVATGSSLMPQKKNPDVAELMRAKTGRVYGDLMALLTVLKGLPLTYNKDLQEDKERLFDASDTIVICLKVLIEFVGHLKFNTTRMAAGLEGDFSTATDIADYLVTRGVPFRTAHEITGKLVRYCLEQGKTLGNLTLEEMRRFSDKFEGSNLTWDAWSSVEKRNIPGATAPCRLREQLEAAKKALAADLF